A stretch of the Xiphias gladius isolate SHS-SW01 ecotype Sanya breed wild chromosome 21, ASM1685928v1, whole genome shotgun sequence genome encodes the following:
- the LOC120783236 gene encoding histone deacetylase 7-like isoform X2 encodes MDVIISSQASLSIRGEQPMDLSVTQRLLHPGPDSAMLAPRPPFFLGPLTTQHCSQFSQQRLQYTIEQTQREMEEEKREELQQLIRKNKNEQSAVASPLVRQKLREHIIMKSQPNHDRVTPNHTSTTPGYRLPVPDASPKPQPTSCDQRKDLALRRTVSEPTLKWKLKKLISTRPNPLQRKISAPPAVKHRTETLDSSPSSSSTPASGCSSPSDSLHSDNGALPLAHEAQRLLLKDGSLAHFTLPPNPTAMPNITAGLPAQADLRVARQLAVSALHQVYLPMEGSSPALAQRLQPVLILEPHTGLVQSQFVSFHGLSSIPLQQPSHLTSPSRTEGVVNLTSHRPVERTRSEPPPYSHPPFTLHTSQHSHTQQQLLQQYHKSGLERFKQSAHLSKPTSKSIEKARLTQIPSEDMDLEEVGSGSGSGSGPGSVCGSEPGSVCDDGHRRRQSTASTDSVYGTESTTSSRESLIEPSHSLSQRQVILRPGLQQDPLSVPALIWPHQPLVRTRSSPASTSLPPPHPPTTIPSLSLSSPAADVQLRFTTGLVYDAQMQKHQCTCGDNSRHPEHAGRVQSIWSRLHERGLRNQCERIRSRKATLEELQSVHSEKHVLLFGTNPLNRLKLDNRKLAGILSQRIFVMLPCGGVGVDIDTIWNELHTSAASRIAAGCVTDLALKVAQGELKNGFAVVRPPGHHATQSSPQGFCFFNSVAIAAKQLQHKLNVSKILIVDWDVHHGNGTQEAFYNDPSVLYISLHRYDDGNFFPGSGHPSEVGAGAGEGFNVNVGWTGGLNPPMGDAEYLAAFRAVVMPIAHEFSPDVVLVSAGFDAVEGHSSSLGGYKVTAKCFGFLTRQLMSLAGGRVVLALEGGHDLKAICDASEACVSALLGMEVEPLSQSILDQKPCENAVKSLQRVIQVQGEYWQSVKDSAATVDLSYLQAQRRRLRRDSDNEAVSAIASLSMGSLISDRKQPEKLTEKVDSL; translated from the exons tGGATGTGATCATCAGCAGTCAGGCTTCATTATCCATACGTGGGGAGCAGCCCATGGACCTAAGTGTGACCCAGAGGTTGTTACATCCAGGCCCAGATTCGGCCATGCTGGCCCCCCGCCCTCCCTTCTTCCTGGGACCCCTCACCACTCAGCATTGCTCCCAGTTTTCCCAGCAGCGCTTGCAG taCACCATTGAACAAACgcaaagagagatggaggaggagaaaagagaagagctACAACAGCTGATACGAAAGAATAAAAACGAGCAGA GTGCCGTAGCCAGTCCCCTGGTACGGCAGAAGCTTCGGGAACATATAATTATGAAGAGCCAGCCCAACCATGACAGGGTTACTCCCAACCACACCAGCACTACACCAggatacag GCTACCAGTTCCTGACGCGTCCCCAAAGCCTCAGCCTACATCCTGTGACCAGCGTAAGGACCTCGCCCTGCGCAGGACAG tctCTGAGCCCACTCTGAAGTGGAAGTTAAAGAAACTCATCAGTACAAGGCCAAACCCGCTGCAGCGTAAGATCAGTGCCCCTCCTGCTGTCAAGCACAGGACAGAAACTCTGG ACTCCtcccccagcagcagcagcaccccAGCGTCAGGGTGCAGCTCACCCAGTGACAGCCTCCATTCGGATAACGGGGCCCTTCCACTGGCTCATGAG GCACAGAGGTTGCTGCTGAAGGATGGGAGTTTGGCCCATTTCACCTTGCCTCCCAACCCCACTGCCATGCCCAATATCACTGCTGGACTTCCTGCACAG GCTGACCTGCGAGTAGCCAGGCAATTGGCAGTATCTGCTCTTCATCAGGTCTACTTGCCTATGGAAGGAAGCAGTCCAGCCCTGGCCCAACGCCTGCAGCCTGTGCTCATACTGGAACCACATACTGGACTGGTGCAGTCCCAGTTTGTCTCTT ttCATGGTTTGAGCTCTATTCCTCTGCAGCAGCCGTCTCACCTGACCTCCCCCTCTAGAACAGAAGGCGTTGTCAACTTGACCTCACACAGACCCGTGGAGCGAACACGCTCAGAGCCGCCACCCTACAGCCACCCACCTTTCACTCTGCACACCAGCcagcactcacacactcagcaacagctgctgcaacagTACCACAAGAGCGGGCTGGAGAGGTTCAAGCAGAGCGCACACCTTAGCAAG CCGACAAGCAAGTCCATTGAGAAGGCTCGTCTGACACAGATCCCATCGGAGGACATGGACCTGGAGGAGGttggatcaggatcaggatcaggttCGGGGCCCGGGTCTGTGTGCGGCTCAGAACCAGGCTCAGTGTGTGACGATGGCCACCGCAGGAGACAGAGCACTGCGAGCACAGATTCAGTTTATGGCACAGAGTCCACAACCTCCTCACGGGAGAGCTTGATTGAGCCCTCACATTCCCTCAGTCAG AGGCAGGTGATCCTTAGACCAGGTCTCCAGCAGGACCCCCTGAGTGTGCCTGCTCTAATTTGGCCTCACCAGCCTCTGGTTCGGACCCGGTCCTCCCCAGCCTCCACCTCCCTGCCTCCTCCACATCCACCCACCACCATACcttctctgtcactgtccagCCCTGCTGCAGACGTCCAGTTACGCTTCACAACAG GTCTGGTTTATGACGCTCAGATGCAGAAGCACCAGTGTACCTGTGGGGACAACAGCCGCCACCCTGAGCATGCTGGGAGGGTCCAGAGCATCTGGTCCAGACTGCATGAAAGAGGCCTCAGGAACCAGTGTGAA cGTATCCGTAGTAGGAAGGCCACTCTGGAAGAGCTGCAGTCAGTCCATTCAGAGAAACACGTGCTTTTGTTCGGCACCAACCCTCTCAACCGTCTCAAGCTGGACAACCGCAAGCTGGCTG GAATCTTATCTCAACGGATTTTTGTGATGTTACCATGTGGAGGAGTTGGG GTAGATATCGATACAATCTGGAACGAACTTCACACATCAGCAGCCTCCCGTATTGCTGCAGGATGTGTCACAGACCTGGCACTGAAAGTAGCACAAGGAGAGCTGAAG AATGGCTTTGCAGTGGTGAGGCCCCCTGGACACCATGCAACCCAGTCCTCCCCTCA GGGCTTCTGTTTCTTCAACTCTGTGGCCATCGCTGCCAAGCAGCTCCAACACAAACTCAACGTCAGCAAGATCCTCATCGTGGACTGG GATGTTCACCATGGCAACGGCACCCAGGAAGCTTTCTATAACGATCCCAGTGTGCTGTATATCTCTCTACATCGCTATGACGATGGCAACTTCTTTCCTGGTAGTGGACATCCCAGCGAG GTGGGTGCAGGTGCAGGTGAAGGCTTCAATGTGAATGTAGGATGGACAGGAGGTTTGAACCCTCCCATGGGAGATGCTGAGTACCTGGCTGCTTTCAG AGCCGTGGTGATGCCCATCGCCCATGAGTTTTCCCCTGATGTGGTGCTGGTGTCGGCTGGCTTTGATGCTGTCGAAGGACATTCGTCCTCACTGGGAGGATACAAGGTCACAGCCAAGT GTTTTGGCTTCCTCACCCGTCAGCTCATGTCACTGGCTGGGGGTCGGGTGGTGCTGGCTCTGGAGGGGGGACATGACCTCAAAGCCATCTGTGACGCCTCTGAAGCCTGTGTCAGTGCCTTGTTGGGCATGGAg GTGGAGCCACTGTCCCAGTCCATCTTGGACCAGAAACCTTGTGAAAATGCTGTCAAATCGCTGCAGAGAGTCATCCAGGTTCAGG GTGAGTACTGGCAGAGTGTGAAGGATTCGGCCGCCACAGTGGATCTGTCTTACCTGCAAGCCCAGAGACGACGGCTGAGACGAGACTCGGACAACGAGGCTGTCAGCGCCATCGCCTCGCTGTCGATGGGATCCCTCATCTCTGACAG GAAACAGCCTgaaaaactgacagagaaagtTGATTCTCTCTGA
- the LOC120783236 gene encoding histone deacetylase 7-like isoform X4, which yields MDLSVTQRLLHPGPDSAMLAPRPPFFLGPLTTQHCSQFSQQRLQYTIEQTQREMEEEKREELQQLIRKNKNEQSAVASPLVRQKLREHIIMKSQPNHDRVTPNHTSTTPGYRLPVPDASPKPQPTSCDQRKDLALRRTVSEPTLKWKLKKLISTRPNPLQRKISAPPAVKHRTETLDSSPSSSSTPASGCSSPSDSLHSDNGALPLAHEAQRLLLKDGSLAHFTLPPNPTAMPNITAGLPAQADLRVARQLAVSALHQVYLPMEGSSPALAQRLQPVLILEPHTGLVQSQFVSFHGLSSIPLQQPSHLTSPSRTEGVVNLTSHRPVERTRSEPPPYSHPPFTLHTSQHSHTQQQLLQQYHKSGLERFKQSAHLSKPTSKSIEKARLTQIPSEDMDLEEVGSGSGSGSGPGSVCGSEPGSVCDDGHRRRQSTASTDSVYGTESTTSSRESLIEPSHSLSQRQVILRPGLQQDPLSVPALIWPHQPLVRTRSSPASTSLPPPHPPTTIPSLSLSSPAADVQLRFTTGLVYDAQMQKHQCTCGDNSRHPEHAGRVQSIWSRLHERGLRNQCERIRSRKATLEELQSVHSEKHVLLFGTNPLNRLKLDNRKLAGILSQRIFVMLPCGGVGVDIDTIWNELHTSAASRIAAGCVTDLALKVAQGELKNGFAVVRPPGHHATQSSPQGFCFFNSVAIAAKQLQHKLNVSKILIVDWDVHHGNGTQEAFYNDPSVLYISLHRYDDGNFFPGSGHPSEVGAGAGEGFNVNVGWTGGLNPPMGDAEYLAAFRAVVMPIAHEFSPDVVLVSAGFDAVEGHSSSLGGYKVTAKCFGFLTRQLMSLAGGRVVLALEGGHDLKAICDASEACVSALLGMEVEPLSQSILDQKPCENAVKSLQRVIQVQGEYWQSVKDSAATVDLSYLQAQRRRLRRDSDNEAVSAIASLSMGSLISDRKQPEKLTEKVDSL from the exons ATGGACCTAAGTGTGACCCAGAGGTTGTTACATCCAGGCCCAGATTCGGCCATGCTGGCCCCCCGCCCTCCCTTCTTCCTGGGACCCCTCACCACTCAGCATTGCTCCCAGTTTTCCCAGCAGCGCTTGCAG taCACCATTGAACAAACgcaaagagagatggaggaggagaaaagagaagagctACAACAGCTGATACGAAAGAATAAAAACGAGCAGA GTGCCGTAGCCAGTCCCCTGGTACGGCAGAAGCTTCGGGAACATATAATTATGAAGAGCCAGCCCAACCATGACAGGGTTACTCCCAACCACACCAGCACTACACCAggatacag GCTACCAGTTCCTGACGCGTCCCCAAAGCCTCAGCCTACATCCTGTGACCAGCGTAAGGACCTCGCCCTGCGCAGGACAG tctCTGAGCCCACTCTGAAGTGGAAGTTAAAGAAACTCATCAGTACAAGGCCAAACCCGCTGCAGCGTAAGATCAGTGCCCCTCCTGCTGTCAAGCACAGGACAGAAACTCTGG ACTCCtcccccagcagcagcagcaccccAGCGTCAGGGTGCAGCTCACCCAGTGACAGCCTCCATTCGGATAACGGGGCCCTTCCACTGGCTCATGAG GCACAGAGGTTGCTGCTGAAGGATGGGAGTTTGGCCCATTTCACCTTGCCTCCCAACCCCACTGCCATGCCCAATATCACTGCTGGACTTCCTGCACAG GCTGACCTGCGAGTAGCCAGGCAATTGGCAGTATCTGCTCTTCATCAGGTCTACTTGCCTATGGAAGGAAGCAGTCCAGCCCTGGCCCAACGCCTGCAGCCTGTGCTCATACTGGAACCACATACTGGACTGGTGCAGTCCCAGTTTGTCTCTT ttCATGGTTTGAGCTCTATTCCTCTGCAGCAGCCGTCTCACCTGACCTCCCCCTCTAGAACAGAAGGCGTTGTCAACTTGACCTCACACAGACCCGTGGAGCGAACACGCTCAGAGCCGCCACCCTACAGCCACCCACCTTTCACTCTGCACACCAGCcagcactcacacactcagcaacagctgctgcaacagTACCACAAGAGCGGGCTGGAGAGGTTCAAGCAGAGCGCACACCTTAGCAAG CCGACAAGCAAGTCCATTGAGAAGGCTCGTCTGACACAGATCCCATCGGAGGACATGGACCTGGAGGAGGttggatcaggatcaggatcaggttCGGGGCCCGGGTCTGTGTGCGGCTCAGAACCAGGCTCAGTGTGTGACGATGGCCACCGCAGGAGACAGAGCACTGCGAGCACAGATTCAGTTTATGGCACAGAGTCCACAACCTCCTCACGGGAGAGCTTGATTGAGCCCTCACATTCCCTCAGTCAG AGGCAGGTGATCCTTAGACCAGGTCTCCAGCAGGACCCCCTGAGTGTGCCTGCTCTAATTTGGCCTCACCAGCCTCTGGTTCGGACCCGGTCCTCCCCAGCCTCCACCTCCCTGCCTCCTCCACATCCACCCACCACCATACcttctctgtcactgtccagCCCTGCTGCAGACGTCCAGTTACGCTTCACAACAG GTCTGGTTTATGACGCTCAGATGCAGAAGCACCAGTGTACCTGTGGGGACAACAGCCGCCACCCTGAGCATGCTGGGAGGGTCCAGAGCATCTGGTCCAGACTGCATGAAAGAGGCCTCAGGAACCAGTGTGAA cGTATCCGTAGTAGGAAGGCCACTCTGGAAGAGCTGCAGTCAGTCCATTCAGAGAAACACGTGCTTTTGTTCGGCACCAACCCTCTCAACCGTCTCAAGCTGGACAACCGCAAGCTGGCTG GAATCTTATCTCAACGGATTTTTGTGATGTTACCATGTGGAGGAGTTGGG GTAGATATCGATACAATCTGGAACGAACTTCACACATCAGCAGCCTCCCGTATTGCTGCAGGATGTGTCACAGACCTGGCACTGAAAGTAGCACAAGGAGAGCTGAAG AATGGCTTTGCAGTGGTGAGGCCCCCTGGACACCATGCAACCCAGTCCTCCCCTCA GGGCTTCTGTTTCTTCAACTCTGTGGCCATCGCTGCCAAGCAGCTCCAACACAAACTCAACGTCAGCAAGATCCTCATCGTGGACTGG GATGTTCACCATGGCAACGGCACCCAGGAAGCTTTCTATAACGATCCCAGTGTGCTGTATATCTCTCTACATCGCTATGACGATGGCAACTTCTTTCCTGGTAGTGGACATCCCAGCGAG GTGGGTGCAGGTGCAGGTGAAGGCTTCAATGTGAATGTAGGATGGACAGGAGGTTTGAACCCTCCCATGGGAGATGCTGAGTACCTGGCTGCTTTCAG AGCCGTGGTGATGCCCATCGCCCATGAGTTTTCCCCTGATGTGGTGCTGGTGTCGGCTGGCTTTGATGCTGTCGAAGGACATTCGTCCTCACTGGGAGGATACAAGGTCACAGCCAAGT GTTTTGGCTTCCTCACCCGTCAGCTCATGTCACTGGCTGGGGGTCGGGTGGTGCTGGCTCTGGAGGGGGGACATGACCTCAAAGCCATCTGTGACGCCTCTGAAGCCTGTGTCAGTGCCTTGTTGGGCATGGAg GTGGAGCCACTGTCCCAGTCCATCTTGGACCAGAAACCTTGTGAAAATGCTGTCAAATCGCTGCAGAGAGTCATCCAGGTTCAGG GTGAGTACTGGCAGAGTGTGAAGGATTCGGCCGCCACAGTGGATCTGTCTTACCTGCAAGCCCAGAGACGACGGCTGAGACGAGACTCGGACAACGAGGCTGTCAGCGCCATCGCCTCGCTGTCGATGGGATCCCTCATCTCTGACAG GAAACAGCCTgaaaaactgacagagaaagtTGATTCTCTCTGA